The following are encoded in a window of Phaseolus vulgaris cultivar G19833 chromosome 3, P. vulgaris v2.0, whole genome shotgun sequence genomic DNA:
- the LOC137806023 gene encoding transcription elongation factor SPT4 homolog 2: protein MAIAPAQIPTSFGHELRACLRCRLVKTYDQFRESGCENCQFFKMEEDHERVVECTTPNFNGIISVMDPSRSWAARWLRIAKFAPGVYTLAVSEALPEEMQAICEDERVQYIPPKRL from the exons ATGGCAATTGCGCCCGCACAAATTCCTACTAGCTTTGGCCATGAGTTGAGGGCTTGTCTTCGTTGCCGCCTTGTCAAAACATACGATCAG TTCCGAGAGTCAGGCTGTGAGAACTGCCAATTCTTTAAGATGGAAGAAGATCATGAGCGTGTTGTTGAATGCACTACTCCTAATTTTAATGG GATCATTTCAGTTATGGATCCCTCTCGCAGCTGGGCTGCCCGATGGTTGCGCATTG CCAAATTCGCTCCTGGTGTTTATACTCTAGCTGTCTCTGAGGCACTTCCAGAAGAGATGCAG GCTATATGCGAGGACGAGCGTGTGCAATATATCCCCCCAAAACGTTTGTGA
- the LOC137806019 gene encoding nicotinamidase 2-like has translation MTSSEKPYTKYETRRRNPNPKSCVLLVIDVQNHFSSIATPIISNLNTTISLCRRASIPVIFTRHCHKPGEHRNMLEEWWPGDLIMDGAWESHLMEGLEREEGDVVVEKNTYSGFRKTRLEERLVEMGVEEVIVAGVMTNLCCETTAREAFVRGFRVFFSADATATSSVDLHDATLNNLAYGFAYLLDCDRLKQALSVN, from the exons ATGACATCTTCTGAGAAACCCTACACGAAATACGAGACGAGAAGGCGAAACCCAAATCCAAAATCATGTGTTCTCTTAGTCATCGACGTGCAAAACCACTTTTCCTCCATCGCCACCCCAATTATTTctaacctcaacaccaccattaGCCTCTGCCGACGCGCCTCCATCCCCGTCATCTTCACGCGCCACTGCCACAAGCCCGGCGAGCACCGCAACATGCTGGAGGAGTGGTGGCCCGGCGACCTCATAATGGACGGCGCGTGGGAGTCCCATCTCATGGAGGGTTtggagagagaggaaggggATGTGGTGGTGGAAAAGAACACCTACAG TGGTTTTAGGAAGACAAGATTGGAGGAAAGGCTGGTGGAGATGGGGGTGGAGGAGGTGATAGTGGCGGGGGTTATGACCAACCTGTGCTGTGAGACGACGGCGCGTGAGGCGTTTGTTAGAGGATTTAGGGTTTTCTTCTCTGCAGATGCTACTGCTACCTCAAGCGTGGACTTGCATGATGCTACTCTTAACAACTTGGCTTATGGCTTTGCTTACTTACTTGATTGTGACAGACTTAAACAAGCTCTTTCTGTCAATTAA
- the LOC137806025 gene encoding thioredoxin-like protein YLS8 — translation MSYLLPHLHSGWAVDQAILAEEERLVIIRFGHDWDETCMQMDEVLASVAETLKNFAVIYLVDITEVPDFNTMYELYDPSTVMFFFRNKHIMIDLGTGNNNKINWALKDKQEFIDIVETVYRGARKGRGLVIAPKDYSTKYRY, via the exons atgtCGTATCTGTTGCCTCACTTGCACTCAGGCTGGGCTGTTGATCAAGCAATCCTCGCTGAAGAAGAGCGTCTTGTGATTATCCGATTCGGCCATGATTGGGACGAAACTTGTATGCAG ATGGACGAAGTGTTGGCGTCAGTAGCAGAGACTCTGAAGAACTTCGCAGTGATATATCTGGTGGACATAACGGAGGTGCCGGATTTCAACACGATGTACGAGCTCTACGATCCTTCAACTGTTATGTTCTTCTTCAGGAACAAGCACATCATGATCGATCTGGGCACTGGCAACAACAACAAGATCAATTGGGCTCTCAAGGACAAGCAGGAGTTCATCGACATTGTCGAGACTGTTTACCGCGGCGCGAGGAAGGGTCGTGGTCTTGTCATCGCTCCCAAAGATTACTCCACCAAATACCGCTACTAA
- the LOC137806020 gene encoding chaperone protein dnaJ C76, chloroplastic, whose protein sequence is MGHVVIWQKQRFETVPYDTMMSYPLSLPCSSYTHSSINTNINMNMNMATASSASLCLPSHIIKKPLGFQPSSLQNKSFSKSNASTSTLTCKASSSSSSSVIDFDLYELLGIDSSCDQSEVKGAYRSLQKRCHPDIAGPAGHDMAIILNEAYAILSDPNARFAYDKEQAKSSEFKGFTGRPIYSVWRGSESEQRAIFVDEIKCVGCLKCALLAEKTFAVESVYGRARVVAQWADSPQKIDAAIESCPVNCISVVERSNLAALEFLMSKQPRGNVRVGAAHTAGARVANIFVDVEKFQSRFQEKASKSSKETNLQKESRMSAIQAIRSISNWLYWQSPGSSSSKSEKSMTRVVYKLPEPDMGKLRDAAARKKVRESTRTKHQAPLNCIHPEDYWTPSTHVLPSSTTTTPTPEKPSITTKGQKNTKESDHELYENQNSPIRWGLPMVTALTALVTVQVQHTVGSTHELQEHVGGSLALDIVNSSWLQCMLAAATWYIIGMAITELLALIGNKNR, encoded by the exons ATGGGCCATGTTGTTATATGGCAGAAGCAAAGGTTTGAAACTGTACCATATGATACGATGATGTCTTATCCTCTTTCCTTACCTTGTTCTTCTTATACTCATTCTTCCATCAACACCAACATCAACATGAACATGAACATGGCCACTGCTTCATCTGCATCTCTATGTCTTCCTTCCCACATCATCAAAAAGCCACTGGGATTTCAACCTTCAAGCCTCCAGAACAAGTCTTTCTCCAAGTCTAATGCATCCACCTCCACCCTCACATGCAaggcatcatcatcatcatcatcttctgtGATAGACTTTGACTTGTATGAGCTTCTGGGCATAGACAGCTCGTGTGATCAGTCAGAGGTGAAAGGGGCATATCGGTCTCTGCAGAAGCGTTGCCACCCTGATATTGCTGGCCCTGCTGGTCATGACATGGCCATCATACTTAATGAAGCTTATGCCATTCTCTCTGACCCAAATGCACGCTTTGCCTATGATAAG GAGCAAGCAAAGAGTTCAGAATTCAAAGGGTTCACTGGCAGACCCATATACTCAGTTTGGCGTGGGTCAGAAAGTGAGCAGAGGGCAATATTTGTTGATGAGATCAAATGTGTTGGCTGCCTAAAATGTGCACTGTTAGCTGAAAAGACTTTTGCTGTTGAATCAGTTTATGGAAGAGCAAGGGTTGTTGCTCAGTGGGCTGATTCCCCACAAAAAATTGATGCGGCAATAGAATCTTGTCCTGTCAATTGCATTTC GGTTGTTGAGAGGTCCAACCTTGCAGCTTTGGAGTTCTTGATGTCCAAGCAACCACGAGGCAACGTAAGAGTAGGAGCAGCTCACACAGCAGGTGCTCGTGTTGCTAACATATTTGTAGATGTGGAGAAGTTTCAGAGTAGATTTCAGGAAAAAGCTTCTAAGTCTTCTAAG GAAACAAACCTCCAAAAAGAATCAAGAATGTCAGCAATTCAAGCAATAAGATCAATTTCCAATTGGTTATACTGGCAATCCCCTGGTAGCAGCTCATCAAAATCTGAAAAAAGCATGACAAGAGTTGTATATAAATTGCCTGAACCTGATATGGGGAAGCTCAGAGATGCAGCTGCAAGGAAGAAAGTCAGAGAAAGCACAAGAACCAAACATCAAGCCCCATTAAATTGCATTCATCCAGAGGATTATTGGACTCCTTCAACTCATGTTCTTCCTTCATCAACCACAACTACTCCAACACCTGAGAAGCCTTCAATTACTACAAAAGGACAGAAAAACACAAAGGAAAGTGATCATGAACTATATGAGAATCAAAATAGCCCTATTAGATGGGGACTACCAATGGTTACTGCATTGACTGCACTGGTTACAGTTCAAGTACAACACACAGTTGGGTCAACACATGAGTTGCAAGAACATGTGGGTGGTTCTCTTGCTCTGGATATTGTTAATAGCTCTTGGTTGCAGTGCATGCTGGCAGCAGCTACATGGTATATAATTGGAATGGCAATTACAGAACTTCTGGCCTTAATTGGAAATAAAAATAGATAG